A section of the Brevundimonas sp. AJA228-03 genome encodes:
- the hisB gene encoding imidazoleglycerol-phosphate dehydratase HisB, whose amino-acid sequence MTLPAPYPPLVAGGEGLDAYPGDPSALAARMAQVYGVATDRVLPVRGLTHGLELVFRLAARDGRSVEAPDAEPCAGLARLYRAADGDRAAVVIRALGSPEAVAEMAERVAPALLVVDEGLVEFADGPSATTLIGDHANLVVLRSLSLAYGLAGARVGAALAQPGTLATLAEVVEPYALPEPLVRLAMQALDPSRMIETTERIAAVRRERERLVRQIGRVMVVETGVGPILMARPLDIEATLADLSKYGIAADRSGERVRLPVSIKAEVNDRLLTALGLTPARTRAHRVGQAVRDTKETRIVCAVDLDAAGPIRIETGVGFFDHMLEQVAAHGGFSLRLKCEGDLHTDPHHTIEDSAIALGQALKQALGERRGIQRYGFVLAMDEAQANVAIDLSGRPYPVFEGTFSTPFIGEYRTDLTAHVFRSLAEHLGAAIQISVKGDDDHHKTEAVYKGFGRALRQAIRVEGDAVPSTKGVL is encoded by the coding sequence ATGACCCTTCCCGCCCCCTATCCGCCCCTGGTCGCCGGTGGCGAAGGCCTCGACGCCTATCCCGGCGACCCCTCCGCCCTCGCCGCTCGCATGGCCCAGGTCTACGGCGTCGCCACCGACCGGGTTCTGCCCGTCCGGGGCCTGACCCACGGGCTGGAGCTGGTCTTCCGCCTCGCGGCCCGCGATGGCCGCTCGGTCGAGGCCCCCGACGCCGAGCCCTGTGCCGGTCTGGCCCGCCTCTATCGTGCGGCGGACGGCGACCGCGCCGCCGTGGTCATCCGCGCCCTCGGCTCGCCCGAGGCCGTGGCCGAGATGGCCGAACGCGTCGCCCCCGCCCTGCTGGTCGTGGACGAGGGCCTGGTCGAGTTCGCCGACGGCCCCTCCGCCACCACCCTGATCGGCGACCACGCCAATCTGGTGGTCCTGCGCAGCCTGTCGCTGGCCTATGGTCTGGCCGGTGCCCGCGTCGGCGCAGCCCTGGCCCAGCCCGGCACCCTGGCCACCCTGGCCGAGGTCGTCGAACCCTATGCCCTGCCCGAGCCTCTGGTCCGCCTCGCCATGCAGGCGCTCGATCCGTCGCGCATGATCGAAACCACCGAACGCATCGCCGCCGTCCGCCGCGAACGCGAGCGGCTGGTGCGCCAGATCGGCCGGGTCATGGTGGTGGAGACCGGTGTCGGCCCCATCCTGATGGCGCGCCCGCTGGACATCGAGGCGACCCTGGCCGACCTGTCGAAATACGGCATCGCCGCGGATCGCTCGGGGGAGCGGGTCCGCCTGCCCGTCTCGATCAAGGCCGAGGTCAACGACCGGCTGCTGACCGCGCTCGGCCTGACGCCCGCGAGGACCCGCGCGCACCGCGTCGGACAGGCCGTCCGCGACACGAAGGAGACCCGCATCGTCTGCGCCGTGGACCTGGACGCCGCCGGCCCCATCCGGATCGAGACGGGCGTCGGCTTCTTCGACCACATGCTGGAACAGGTCGCAGCCCACGGCGGATTCTCGCTGCGTCTCAAGTGCGAAGGCGATCTGCACACCGACCCGCACCACACGATCGAGGACTCGGCCATCGCGCTGGGTCAGGCCCTGAAACAGGCCTTGGGCGAGCGGCGTGGCATCCAGCGCTATGGCTTCGTCCTGGCCATGGACGAGGCCCAGGCCAATGTCGCTATCGACCTGTCCGGGCGTCCCTATCCGGTGTTCGAGGGCACCTTCTCGACCCCCTTCATCGGCGAATACCGCACCGACCTGACCGCCCACGTCTTCCGCTCCCTGGCCGAGCATCTGGGGGCCGCGATCCAGATCTCGGTCAAGGGCGACGACGACCACCACAAGACCGAGGCCGTCTACAAGGGCTTCGGCCGCGCGCTGCGTCAGGCGATCCGCGTCGAGGGCGACGCCGTGCCGAGCACGAAGGGGGTGCTGTGA
- the hisH gene encoding imidazole glycerol phosphate synthase subunit HisH produces MTVAIVHLGAGNTASVQFALERLGADTRITSDPVEIAEAERLVLPGVGAAGYAMERMAALGLTDVIKAFERPLLGLCLGQQLLFAESEENGGAAMLGFISGTVRRMPVRHDLPVPHMGWSQLHKLKDDPLLQGVSEGDYAYFVHSYVCPDTGATIACADYGAEVPAMVRAGNRWGCQFHPERSAGAGARILKNFLEVAA; encoded by the coding sequence ATGACCGTCGCCATCGTCCACCTGGGGGCCGGCAATACCGCCTCGGTCCAGTTCGCGCTGGAGCGGCTGGGCGCCGACACCCGCATCACTTCCGATCCCGTCGAGATCGCCGAGGCCGAACGCCTGGTCCTGCCCGGCGTCGGTGCGGCCGGCTATGCCATGGAGCGGATGGCGGCGCTCGGCCTGACCGATGTCATCAAGGCCTTCGAACGCCCCCTGCTGGGCCTGTGCCTGGGCCAGCAGCTGCTGTTCGCCGAAAGCGAGGAGAACGGCGGTGCCGCCATGCTGGGCTTCATATCGGGGACGGTCCGGCGCATGCCCGTCCGCCATGACCTGCCGGTCCCGCACATGGGCTGGTCGCAGCTGCATAAGCTGAAGGACGACCCCTTGCTGCAGGGGGTGAGCGAGGGCGACTACGCCTATTTCGTCCACTCCTATGTCTGTCCCGACACCGGGGCCACCATCGCCTGCGCCGACTACGGGGCCGAGGTCCCGGCCATGGTCCGCGCCGGAAACCGCTGGGGCTGCCAGTTCCACCCGGAGCGATCGGCCGGGGCCGGCGCGCGGATTCTGAAGAACTTTTTGGAGGTGGCGGCGTGA
- a CDS encoding HisA/HisF-related TIM barrel protein, whose amino-acid sequence MIVYPAIDLRNGVCVRLMHGRFDQVTEYDTVPAARLTAFVAEGATWVHIVDLDGAEAGRAVQHRLIGDLAGSLDVNIQSGGGVRTLSDVRNLLDAGVSRVVVGSQAVTAPAEVSAWLGRFGHQRLTLAFDVRVGEDGVPVPSLKGWTEAAPIDLWTALDRYPPGTLEHVLITDVGRDGALTGPNLDLLAEVIRRRPDLKVQASGGVSSLDDLTAARAIGCDGAIVGRAIYEGRFTARNAIEAAR is encoded by the coding sequence ATGATCGTCTATCCCGCCATCGACCTGCGAAACGGCGTCTGCGTGCGGCTGATGCATGGCCGCTTCGACCAGGTGACCGAGTACGACACCGTCCCCGCTGCGCGCCTGACCGCCTTCGTCGCCGAGGGCGCGACCTGGGTCCACATCGTCGACCTGGACGGTGCGGAGGCAGGCCGAGCGGTCCAGCACCGGCTGATCGGCGACCTGGCCGGCAGCCTGGATGTGAACATCCAGTCCGGCGGCGGCGTCCGCACCCTGTCCGACGTGCGCAACCTGCTGGACGCGGGCGTCAGCCGCGTGGTCGTCGGGTCGCAGGCCGTGACGGCGCCGGCCGAGGTGTCGGCCTGGCTGGGCAGGTTCGGCCACCAGCGCCTGACCCTCGCCTTCGACGTCCGGGTGGGCGAGGACGGCGTACCCGTCCCGTCCCTGAAGGGCTGGACCGAGGCCGCGCCGATAGACCTGTGGACCGCGCTCGACCGCTATCCGCCCGGCACGCTGGAGCACGTCCTGATCACCGACGTCGGTCGCGACGGCGCCCTGACGGGTCCGAACCTCGACCTGCTGGCCGAGGTCATCCGGCGTCGTCCCGACCTGAAGGTCCAGGCGTCCGGTGGCGTCTCCTCCCTCGACGACCTGACGGCGGCCAGGGCCATCGGCTGCGACGGGGCCATCGTCGGCCGCGCGATCTACGAGGGTCGCTTCACGGCCCGCAACGCCATAGAAGCCGCAAGGTGA
- the hisF gene encoding imidazole glycerol phosphate synthase subunit HisF, protein MTARRIIPCLDVKDGRVVKGVRFEGHVDMGDAAELAARYRDEGADELVFYDITASPEGRTLDYGWVREIARLLDIPFCVAGGIRTVDQAAACLDNGADKVSINSPALERPELISEMAERLGSQCVVVGVDSRRENGDYVVHKYTGDPDSRRLAGRLTMDWIVEAQDRGAGEIVLNCIDQDGVRKGYDTAQLADARSRLTIPLVASGGAGAKSHFLDVFDRANVSGALAASVFHSGQIAVPDLKAFLAGAGVEVRQ, encoded by the coding sequence ATGACCGCACGCCGGATCATTCCCTGCCTGGACGTGAAGGACGGCCGCGTCGTCAAGGGCGTCCGCTTCGAGGGCCACGTCGACATGGGCGACGCCGCCGAGCTGGCCGCGCGCTATCGCGACGAGGGTGCCGACGAACTGGTCTTCTACGACATCACCGCCTCGCCCGAAGGCCGGACGCTGGACTACGGCTGGGTCCGCGAGATCGCCCGGCTGCTGGACATCCCCTTCTGCGTCGCGGGCGGCATCCGCACCGTGGATCAGGCGGCGGCCTGCCTCGACAACGGGGCCGACAAGGTGTCCATCAACTCCCCGGCGCTGGAACGGCCCGAACTGATCTCCGAGATGGCAGAGCGGCTGGGCAGCCAGTGCGTGGTCGTCGGCGTCGACTCCCGGCGCGAGAACGGCGACTATGTCGTGCACAAATACACCGGCGACCCGGACAGCCGCCGTCTGGCCGGACGCCTCACCATGGACTGGATCGTCGAGGCCCAGGACCGCGGCGCGGGCGAGATCGTGCTGAACTGCATCGATCAGGACGGGGTGCGAAAGGGCTATGACACCGCCCAGTTGGCCGACGCCCGCAGCCGCCTGACGATTCCGCTGGTGGCGTCCGGCGGGGCCGGGGCGAAGTCGCATTTTCTCGATGTCTTCGATCGGGCGAATGTATCCGGTGCCCTGGCGGCCAGCGTCTTCCACTCCGGCCAGATCGCGGTCCCGGACCTGAAGGCCTTCCTGGCGGGCGCGGGTGTTGAGGTGAGACAATGA
- the hisIE gene encoding bifunctional phosphoribosyl-AMP cyclohydrolase/phosphoribosyl-ATP diphosphatase HisIE, giving the protein MPAVVQDADTLQVLTLAYMDRAALDETIESGEATFFSRSRGGRWRKGETSGNRLKVVSITPDCDGDALVLAVRPMGPACHLGTTSCFGTEDAPGLGRIARLEATIAERAAADPATSWTARLLAEGPKRVAQKVGEEGVETALAGAAGPDEEVASEAADLVYHLLVLLRARQMSFQDVLDVLASRARPATHAD; this is encoded by the coding sequence ATCCCGGCCGTGGTGCAGGATGCCGACACCCTGCAGGTGCTGACCCTCGCCTATATGGACCGGGCCGCGCTCGACGAGACGATCGAGAGCGGAGAGGCCACCTTCTTCTCGCGCTCGCGCGGCGGACGGTGGCGAAAGGGCGAGACCAGCGGCAACCGGCTGAAGGTCGTCTCCATCACGCCCGACTGCGACGGCGATGCCCTGGTGCTGGCCGTCCGTCCGATGGGTCCCGCCTGCCATCTGGGAACCACCAGCTGTTTCGGCACCGAGGATGCGCCGGGCCTCGGCCGCATCGCCCGTCTGGAAGCCACCATCGCCGAACGCGCCGCCGCCGATCCGGCCACCAGCTGGACCGCCCGCCTGCTCGCCGAGGGGCCGAAGCGGGTCGCCCAGAAGGTCGGCGAGGAGGGCGTGGAGACCGCCCTGGCCGGGGCCGCCGGCCCGGACGAGGAAGTCGCATCCGAGGCCGCCGATCTGGTCTATCATCTGCTGGTTCTGTTACGGGCGCGTCAAATGTCGTTTCAGGACGTGCTGGATGTGTTGGCCTCACGCGCGCGACCGGCCACACACGCGGACTGA
- the zwf gene encoding glucose-6-phosphate dehydrogenase produces MTALVLFGGGGDLAMRMLLPSLYFLEHDGLLPDGLKIIGAARSEETRAEYVAKVRTAVESKADGHWSDDAWGRLEARLDYLAVDATSAESLKPLKDKVGDGSCTSFLAVSPSLYARIVTAMRAAGLAEPEDRVVLEKPVGRDLESFQAIDDAVADAFSESQVFRIDHYLGKETVQNLIALRFGNVIFEPLWNNLSIDHVQITVGETVGVGDRWPYYDEYGALRDMLQNHMLQLLCLVAMEPPSDLDPDSVRNEKVKVIRSLRPITDEDVERTTVRGQYVSGTVDGKRVPGYDEERGSDSDTETFVAIRADIDNWRWAGVPFFLRTGKRLPEKRTEIVIQFKPVPHSIFGQDARDEDSANRMIIELQPEEDISLTVMNKKPGLDQRMQLQPIKMSLSWGVGGKDARPPRRRIAYERLLLDALNGDSTLFVRRDEAEKAWEWVDGVSQAWVDGHVKPQPYRAGTWGPDAADMLMVRTGRDWNTSDA; encoded by the coding sequence ATGACGGCTCTGGTCCTGTTCGGCGGCGGCGGCGATCTGGCAATGCGGATGCTGCTGCCCTCGCTCTATTTCCTCGAGCACGACGGCCTGCTGCCCGACGGGCTGAAGATCATCGGCGCGGCCCGGTCCGAAGAGACCCGCGCGGAATATGTCGCCAAGGTCCGCACGGCGGTCGAGTCCAAGGCTGACGGCCACTGGTCCGACGATGCCTGGGGCAGGCTGGAAGCCCGGCTCGACTATCTCGCCGTCGATGCCACCTCGGCCGAGAGCCTGAAGCCGCTGAAGGACAAGGTCGGCGACGGCTCCTGCACCAGCTTCCTGGCGGTCTCGCCGTCCCTCTATGCCAGGATCGTCACGGCCATGCGCGCGGCCGGACTGGCCGAGCCCGAAGACCGTGTCGTGCTGGAAAAGCCGGTCGGCCGCGATCTGGAGAGTTTCCAGGCCATCGACGACGCCGTGGCCGATGCCTTCAGCGAGAGCCAGGTGTTCCGCATCGACCATTACCTGGGCAAGGAGACGGTCCAGAACCTGATCGCCCTGCGCTTCGGCAATGTGATCTTCGAGCCGCTGTGGAACAATCTGTCGATCGACCACGTCCAGATCACGGTGGGCGAGACCGTCGGCGTCGGCGACCGCTGGCCCTATTACGACGAATACGGTGCCCTGCGGGACATGCTGCAGAACCACATGCTGCAGCTCCTGTGCCTGGTCGCCATGGAGCCGCCCTCGGACCTCGATCCGGACTCGGTCCGCAACGAAAAGGTCAAGGTGATCCGCTCGCTTCGTCCGATCACGGATGAAGATGTCGAACGCACCACCGTGCGCGGCCAGTACGTCTCCGGCACGGTCGATGGAAAGCGCGTGCCCGGCTATGACGAGGAACGCGGATCGGATTCCGACACCGAGACCTTCGTCGCCATCCGCGCCGACATCGACAACTGGCGCTGGGCCGGCGTGCCCTTCTTCCTGCGCACCGGGAAACGCCTGCCCGAGAAGCGGACCGAGATCGTCATCCAGTTCAAGCCGGTGCCCCATTCCATCTTCGGCCAGGATGCGCGCGACGAGGACAGCGCCAACCGGATGATCATCGAGCTGCAGCCCGAGGAAGACATCTCCCTGACGGTCATGAACAAGAAGCCGGGGCTGGATCAGCGCATGCAGCTGCAGCCGATCAAGATGAGCCTGTCCTGGGGTGTCGGCGGCAAGGACGCCCGGCCGCCGCGCCGCCGGATCGCCTACGAGCGCCTGCTGCTCGACGCCCTGAACGGGGATTCCACCCTGTTCGTGCGCCGCGACGAGGCCGAAAAGGCCTGGGAATGGGTCGACGGCGTGTCCCAGGCCTGGGTCGACGGCCATGTGAAGCCACAGCCCTACCGCGCCGGCACCTGGGGCCCCGACGCCGCCGACATGCTGATGGTGCGCACCGGCCGCGACTGGAACACGAGCGATGCTTGA
- the pgl gene encoding 6-phosphogluconolactonase — translation MLETVPTADAWAATLAGRLEETLAAAVLGNGRALFAGPGGSTPSPVYARLARADLAWSNIAVTLVDERYVPETSTESNARLIREVLLQGPAAAATFVPLYHPEVTVDRAAAKAAHALAEAGGRFDAVLLGMGEDGHICSMFPNSPTLKTLLTPTLKPAVYGVPHGRDGAAPSLERLSINLPYLMSARRVVLALKGSAKRSVFEREAGGDPATQPVAAMIAAKVPLEVVWTEAA, via the coding sequence ATGCTTGAGACCGTTCCCACCGCCGACGCCTGGGCCGCCACCCTTGCCGGCCGGCTTGAAGAAACCCTCGCCGCCGCCGTCCTCGGCAATGGTCGCGCCCTGTTCGCCGGACCCGGCGGGTCGACCCCCTCGCCCGTCTACGCCCGTCTGGCCCGGGCCGACCTCGCGTGGTCTAACATCGCCGTCACCCTCGTGGACGAACGCTACGTGCCCGAGACCTCAACGGAGTCGAACGCCCGGCTGATCAGGGAGGTCCTCCTGCAGGGACCCGCCGCGGCAGCGACCTTTGTCCCGCTGTATCACCCGGAGGTCACCGTGGACCGCGCGGCGGCGAAGGCAGCCCATGCTCTCGCTGAGGCCGGCGGCCGCTTCGACGCGGTCCTGCTGGGCATGGGCGAGGACGGGCACATCTGCTCGATGTTCCCGAACAGCCCGACGCTGAAGACCCTGCTCACCCCCACCCTGAAGCCCGCCGTCTATGGCGTGCCGCACGGCCGCGACGGTGCGGCCCCCAGCCTGGAGCGGCTGTCGATCAACCTGCCGTATCTGATGTCGGCGCGTCGCGTCGTCCTGGCCCTGAAAGGGTCCGCCAAGCGTTCGGTGTTCGAGCGCGAGGCGGGCGGCGACCCGGCCACGCAACCCGTCGCGGCGATGATCGCGGCGAAGGTTCCCCTCGAAGTCGTCTGGACGGAGGCCGCCTGA
- the edd gene encoding phosphogluconate dehydratase, which translates to MTLHPVVADVTARIVERSKATRADYIRRMDAARDSGVGRAKLSCANWAHAFAGQTIADKLTAMTGKTPNVGIVTAYNDMLSAHQPFERFPEVIRKATREVGATAQVAGGTPAMCDGVTQGRPGMELSLFSRDVIAMSVGVALTHDAFDAAMMLGVCDKIVPGLFMGALAFGHLPVVFAPAGPMPSGIPNAEKARVRAEYAQGKVGRDVLLASEIGSYHSPGTCTFYGTANSNQMMMELGGLHMPSTAFVHPETGLRDALTAAAAKRAVELAQSGEGRMADVVDEKSVVNMIVALLATGGSTNHAIHLVAMARAAGVLIDWTDMDELSAVTPLLARIYPNGTADVNAFQAAGGVAFVARELAQAGHIHSDVTTIMGRGIHHYFREPAMVDGQLVWKDGVAESLDRDILRPASDPFDTEGGLRLVKGNLGRAVIKISAVKPQHRIVEGPARVFDAQEDVLAAFQRGALDTGGVIVLRFQGPRANGMPELHSLSPLMSVLQDRGVPIALVTDGRMSGASGKTPAAIHVTPEALDGGPLAYVHDGDIVRLDAEAGTLAIAADLSMRDRARPTAVQSWGYGRELFGAFRSVVSSAEQGASVCFVPEPTSQQPEIRDVADANVQNRAVDA; encoded by the coding sequence ATGACCCTGCACCCCGTGGTCGCGGACGTCACCGCCCGCATCGTCGAACGCTCAAAAGCGACCCGCGCCGACTATATCCGCCGCATGGACGCTGCCCGCGACAGCGGCGTCGGCCGCGCCAAGCTGTCCTGCGCCAACTGGGCCCATGCCTTCGCGGGCCAGACCATCGCCGACAAGCTGACCGCCATGACGGGCAAGACGCCCAATGTCGGCATCGTCACCGCCTACAACGACATGCTGTCGGCCCATCAGCCGTTCGAGCGCTTCCCCGAGGTGATCCGCAAGGCGACCCGCGAGGTCGGCGCGACCGCCCAGGTCGCGGGCGGCACCCCGGCCATGTGCGACGGGGTCACGCAAGGTCGGCCCGGCATGGAGTTGTCGCTGTTCAGCCGCGACGTCATCGCCATGTCGGTCGGGGTCGCCCTGACCCACGACGCCTTCGACGCGGCCATGATGCTGGGAGTCTGCGACAAGATCGTGCCCGGCCTGTTCATGGGCGCGCTCGCCTTCGGCCACCTGCCCGTCGTCTTCGCCCCCGCCGGTCCCATGCCCAGCGGCATCCCCAATGCCGAAAAGGCCCGCGTCCGCGCCGAATATGCGCAAGGCAAGGTCGGCCGCGACGTGCTGCTGGCCAGCGAGATCGGCTCCTACCACTCGCCCGGGACCTGCACCTTCTACGGCACAGCGAATTCCAACCAGATGATGATGGAGCTGGGCGGCCTGCACATGCCCTCCACCGCCTTCGTCCATCCGGAGACCGGCCTGCGCGATGCCCTGACGGCGGCAGCGGCAAAGCGCGCCGTCGAGCTGGCGCAGTCCGGCGAAGGCCGCATGGCCGACGTCGTGGACGAGAAGTCCGTCGTCAACATGATCGTGGCCCTGCTGGCGACTGGCGGATCGACCAACCACGCCATCCATCTGGTCGCCATGGCGCGGGCGGCGGGGGTGCTGATCGACTGGACCGACATGGACGAGCTGTCGGCCGTCACCCCCCTGCTTGCGCGCATCTATCCGAACGGCACGGCCGATGTGAACGCCTTCCAGGCGGCCGGCGGCGTGGCCTTCGTGGCGCGTGAACTGGCCCAGGCCGGTCACATCCATTCCGACGTCACCACCATCATGGGCCGGGGCATCCACCACTATTTCCGGGAACCGGCGATGGTCGATGGTCAGCTGGTCTGGAAGGACGGCGTGGCCGAGAGTCTGGACCGCGACATCCTGCGCCCCGCCTCCGACCCCTTCGACACCGAGGGCGGCCTGCGTCTGGTGAAGGGCAACCTCGGCAGGGCCGTGATCAAGATCTCGGCGGTCAAGCCGCAGCATCGCATCGTCGAGGGGCCTGCCCGGGTGTTCGACGCCCAGGAAGACGTCCTGGCCGCCTTCCAGCGCGGCGCGCTCGACACCGGCGGCGTCATCGTCCTGCGCTTCCAGGGCCCGAGGGCCAACGGCATGCCCGAACTGCATTCCCTGTCGCCCTTGATGAGCGTGCTCCAGGACCGCGGCGTGCCCATCGCCCTGGTCACCGACGGCCGCATGTCCGGAGCCTCCGGCAAGACCCCTGCCGCCATCCACGTCACACCCGAGGCGCTGGACGGCGGGCCGCTGGCCTATGTCCACGACGGCGACATCGTCCGCCTGGACGCCGAGGCCGGCACCCTGGCCATCGCCGCCGACCTGTCGATGCGCGACCGCGCCCGGCCGACCGCCGTCCAGAGCTGGGGCTATGGCCGCGAGCTGTTCGGCGCCTTCCGGTCGGTGGTTTCCTCCGCCGAACAGGGGGCCTCGGTCTGTTTCGTCCCCGAACCGACAAGCCAACAACCAGAGATCCGCGATGTAGCGGACGCGAATGTACAGAACAGGGCAGTGGACGCATGA
- the glk gene encoding glucokinase yields the protein MSDGRTLLVGDVGGTNARFALARMEGGQIVLDHHESFPAEQYPTFLSGVKAFIDGCGTRPSGGVIAVAGPVEDGAIDLTNSPWAVSETELATLGLNPVKLINDFEALAWGAPVIPSENLEKLGGPDAGDPHSTIAVLGPGTGFGVSALIRDAHGGEMAMPSEGGHACFPPGDPVEDEILRILRRRYDRVSIERLICGPGLLNMHRALAEIDGRETHIEDPAEITRTALADPDSPCGATLARFCAILGAVAGDIALTTGARGGVYIAGGIAPRILPFLKASPFRQRFERKGRFRDYMADIPTWVITHKHAALLGSARVAFDEAG from the coding sequence ATGAGTGACGGCAGGACGCTCCTCGTAGGCGACGTCGGCGGGACCAACGCCCGCTTCGCCCTGGCCCGGATGGAGGGTGGCCAGATCGTTCTGGACCATCACGAGAGCTTCCCGGCCGAGCAGTATCCGACCTTTCTTTCCGGGGTGAAGGCCTTCATCGACGGCTGCGGAACGAGGCCGTCCGGCGGGGTCATCGCCGTGGCCGGGCCGGTCGAGGACGGGGCCATCGACCTGACCAACTCGCCCTGGGCGGTGTCGGAGACGGAACTGGCGACGCTGGGCCTCAACCCCGTCAAGCTGATCAACGACTTCGAGGCCCTGGCCTGGGGCGCGCCGGTCATTCCGTCCGAAAATCTGGAAAAGCTGGGCGGTCCCGACGCCGGCGATCCCCATTCGACCATCGCGGTCCTCGGGCCCGGCACCGGCTTCGGTGTCTCGGCCCTGATCCGCGACGCCCATGGCGGCGAGATGGCCATGCCGTCCGAAGGCGGCCACGCCTGTTTCCCCCCCGGCGATCCCGTCGAGGACGAGATCCTGCGCATCCTGCGCCGCCGCTACGACCGCGTCTCGATCGAGCGGCTGATCTGCGGCCCCGGCCTGCTGAACATGCACCGGGCCCTGGCCGAGATCGACGGACGCGAGACCCATATCGAGGATCCGGCCGAGATCACAAGGACGGCCCTGGCCGATCCCGACAGCCCCTGCGGCGCGACGCTCGCCCGGTTCTGCGCCATTCTGGGGGCCGTCGCTGGCGACATCGCCCTGACCACCGGGGCCCGCGGCGGGGTCTATATCGCCGGCGGGATTGCGCCGCGCATCCTGCCCTTCCTGAAGGCCAGCCCCTTCCGCCAGCGGTTCGAGAGGAAGGGCCGGTTCAGGGACTATATGGCCGACATCCCGACCTGGGTGATCACCCACAAGCACGCCGCCCTGCTGGGCTCTGCACGGGTCGCGTTCGACGAGGCCGGATAA
- a CDS encoding DUF1295 domain-containing protein — protein sequence MTLIELAGLLGLNLLLIVAVMLGLWTLSLRLKDVSFIDGVWPLGMLFLALITFPRTDGDPVRKGLLLWLCAVWAIRLGWHLLHRWRAHGADKRYTEILEGQAAKGWSFGKTALLFVFLPQAFLAWLNSLPTQLGQIAPVPPIGWIGWIGAVIVVVGIAFESIGDAQLAAFRKDPGNKGKVLDSGLWRYTRHPNYFGDACVWWGLWLIAAETGWIGFASILGPIFLTFTLTKWSGIGITEKSTARTKPQYADYIRRTSAFIPMPPKKD from the coding sequence ATGACGCTGATCGAACTCGCCGGGCTGCTGGGCCTGAATCTGCTTCTCATCGTGGCGGTGATGCTGGGCCTGTGGACCCTGTCGTTGCGGCTGAAGGACGTCAGCTTCATCGACGGCGTCTGGCCGCTGGGCATGCTGTTCCTGGCCCTGATCACCTTTCCCCGGACGGACGGCGATCCGGTGCGCAAGGGCCTGCTGCTGTGGCTTTGCGCCGTCTGGGCGATCCGGCTGGGCTGGCACCTGCTTCACCGCTGGCGAGCGCACGGGGCCGACAAGCGCTACACCGAAATTCTGGAGGGACAGGCGGCGAAGGGCTGGAGCTTCGGCAAGACCGCCCTGCTGTTCGTCTTCCTGCCCCAGGCCTTTCTGGCCTGGCTGAACTCCCTGCCGACCCAGCTGGGCCAGATCGCGCCGGTTCCCCCTATCGGCTGGATCGGCTGGATCGGGGCGGTGATCGTGGTCGTCGGCATCGCCTTCGAGAGCATTGGCGACGCCCAGCTGGCGGCGTTTCGCAAGGACCCCGGGAACAAGGGCAAGGTGCTGGACAGCGGCCTGTGGCGCTATACGCGACACCCGAACTATTTCGGCGACGCCTGCGTCTGGTGGGGGCTGTGGCTGATCGCGGCAGAGACGGGCTGGATCGGGTTCGCCTCGATCCTTGGGCCGATCTTCCTGACCTTCACCCTGACCAAATGGTCGGGCATCGGCATCACCGAGAAATCGACGGCCCGGACCAAGCCGCAGTATGCCGACTACATCCGCCGGACCAGCGCCTTCATCCCGATGCCGCCGAAGAAGGACTGA